The following proteins come from a genomic window of Fusobacterium sp. DD2:
- a CDS encoding DNA cytosine methyltransferase, translating to MNKVKILELFGGIGAIRKAFINLKIPYEVVDYVEIDKACVKSYNALYGESYEPKSVVGYKAPNEKIDLIMHGSPCQDFSRIGKKQGGVKNSGTRSSLLFETIRIIKEMKEKPKWIIWENVKGVLDRNMKDS from the coding sequence ATGAATAAGGTAAAAATATTAGAGCTTTTCGGTGGCATAGGTGCTATTAGAAAGGCTTTTATTAATTTAAAGATACCTTATGAAGTTGTTGATTATGTAGAAATAGATAAGGCTTGTGTTAAATCATACAACGCACTTTATGGAGAGAGTTATGAGCCAAAATCAGTAGTAGGATATAAAGCTCCTAATGAAAAGATAGACTTAATTATGCATGGAAGTCCTTGCCAAGACTTTTCAAGAATAGGAAAAAAGCAAGGAGGAGTAAAGAATTCAGGAACTAGATCAAGCTTACTATTTGAAACAATTAGAATAATTAAAGAAATGAAAGAAAAACCTAAATGGATAATTTGGGAAAATGTAAAGGGAGTCCTTGATAGAAATATGAAGGACTC